One stretch of Vitis riparia cultivar Riparia Gloire de Montpellier isolate 1030 unplaced genomic scaffold, EGFV_Vit.rip_1.0 scaffold583_pilon_pilon, whole genome shotgun sequence DNA includes these proteins:
- the LOC117910079 gene encoding probable disease resistance RPP8-like protein 2, with product MADSNVSFFLEKLTNLAIQEASLFGEVEGQITLLRNELPWMRLFLRQASMNRTSDERLRLWVDQMRDVCFDAEDVVDDFMFRVDHMRQQRLNNLKCLRPLPQCIGFGDKLLLVHDLKARMENINITVEKILVNKTRYGIENPKDLETWSFTKEEDLPPTEKVGVVPDRNVGGVDFVGMQSQVECVRDQLLTGTGVVSILGMGGLGKTTLARRVYNDRNVKRHFDCHVWVSVSQEYRIEEPLMWIANSVLTPTPQQRRRVKETELGNTLRDSLKSKTYLIVLDDLWSPQVLVDLSSHFPESDKSRVLITTRILEVAHHTPSYLHEIRPLSFDDSWELFLLKVFRVTTTKPIKVQSDLEELREAVVDKCQGSPLSIALLGGLLSGKQKTPESWNQVLQSIKRHGDDHQPFYLWILSWSYNDLPFYLKSCFLYCGLFPEDHEISARKLINLWIAEGFVQKRGEETLEEVGEDYLAELIQRSLILVGKRRLDGGVRSCYIHDMVRDFLISEAKQSRLFEVCHNIKFTTPLSPRRLSFHDHHGINHSISQHLNSSRLRSLICFSTECLGQKGLDSLIQGSKLLTVLDLRGFGGINELPKRIGQLIHLKYLGLRDSRIKRLPKSIGKLVNLQALDLRDSLIERIPHTIWKLRQLRQLYGGTGVVFSPFMGCLLEGHLGFGELTNLQILAIKWGGWVEDGGLGKLTQLRKLKIQGSEDLPSFQFSSFSCHTYLYKLFLKGRLNKLPEETTFYPPNLVKLKLKYSKLEADPMLTLEKLPNLRILQLLSSSYLGRKLVCSFEGFLKLESLTLSDLSELEELSLEEGAMRGLRSLKIEGCGNMRGLVHGLLHLQNLQQLKLKRVNPELTEELDLAEGEDLRRIRSITRKIQEKT from the coding sequence atGGCAGATAGCAATGTCTCGTTTTTTCTAGAGAAGTTGACCAACTTGGCCATTCAAGAAGCTTCTCTATTTGGAGAAGTCGAAGGGCAGATCACGCTGCTGCGCAACGAACTTCCATGGATGCGACTCTTTCTGAGGCAAGCAAGTATGAACCGCACATCTGATGAAAGGTTGAGGCTGTGGGTGGATCAGATGAGAGACGTATGTTTTGATGCTGAAGATGTCGTGGACGATTTCATGTTCAGGGTTGATCACATGCGCCAGCAAAGACTCAACAATCTCAAATGTCTCAGGCCCTTACCTCAATGCATTGGCTTCGGTGACAAGTTACTGCTCGTCCATGACCTCAAGGCTCGAATGGAGAATATCAATATCACAGTTGAGAAAATTTTGGTTAATAAAACGAGGTATGGTATTGAAAATCCAAAGGATTTGGAAACTTGGAGCTTTACCAAGGAAGAAGACCTGCCGCCTACAGAGAAGGTGGGGGTGGTTCCAGATCGAAATGTTGGGGGAGTCGACTTTGTGGGGATGCAATCTCAAGTGGAATGTGTGAGGGATCAACTGCTGACGGGGACAGGAGTGGTGAGCATTCTGGGGATGGGCGGCCTAGGCAAGACAACTCTTGCTAGGAGAGTCTATAATGATAGAAATGTTAAGCGACACTTCGATTGTCATGTTTGGGTTTCTGTATCTCAGGAGTATAGAATTGAAGAGCCCTTGATGTGGATCGCCAATTCTGTTCTGACGCCCACTCCTCAACAGAGACGTAGAGTAAAGGAGACTGAGTTAGGGAACACGCTTCGGGATAGTTTGAAATCCAAAACTTACCTGATAGTATTGGATGATTTATGGAGCCCTCAGGTTTTGGTTGATTTGAGCTCTCATTTTCCTGAGTCAGATAAGAGCAGAGTGCTGATCACTACTCGCATCCTAGAAGTAGCTCATCATACCCCTTCTTATCTACATGAAATTCGGCCGCTGAGCTTTGATGATAGTTGGGAGCTCTTCCTCTTAAAGGTTTTTCGGGTAACAACTACAAAACCCATAAAAGTCCAATCTGATTTGGAGGAACTGAGGGAGGCTGTGGTAGATAAATGCCAAGGTTCCCCTCTTTCCATTGCGTTGTTAGGAGGACTTTTATCCGGAAAGCAGAAGACACCAGAATCGTGGAACCAAGTACTTCAAAGTATAAAGCGGCATGGGGATGATCATCAACCATTCTATTTGTGGATTCTTTCTTGGAGTTATAATGACTTGCCCTTTTACTTGAAGTCATGCTTTCTCTACTGTGGTCTTTTTCCAGAAGACCATGAAATCAGCGCAAGAAAGCTAATCAACTTGTGGATTGCTGAGGGTTTCGTACAAAAAAGGGGAGAAGAAACACTGGAAGAGGTTGGTGAAGATTACTTAGCAGAACTGATCCAAAGAAGCTTGATCCTAGTTGGTAAAAGGAGGTTAGACGGGGGAGTGAGGTCTTGTTACATCCATGATATGGTCCGagacttcctcatttcagaagCTAAACAGTCCAGACTTTTTGAGGTATGTCACAACATCAAATTCACAACCCCTCTTAGCCCTCGTCGGCTTTCATTTCATGATCATCATGGTATCAATCATAGTATCTCTCAGCACTTGAATAGTTCGCGTCTTAGATCTTTAATTTGTTTCAGTACTGAATGCCTTGGACAAAAAGGTTTGGATTCATTAATACAAGGCAGCAAATTGTTGACAGTGTTGGACTTAAGGGGGTTCGGTGGTATCAATGAGCTTCCCAAGAGGATTGGACAACTTATCCACCTAAAATACTTGGGCTTGAGGGATAGCAGGATAAAAAGGCTTCCAAAGTCTATAGGCAAACTTGTAAATTTGCAAGCCTTAGACTTGCGTGATAGTCTCATTGAAAGGATACCGCATACAATTTGGAAATTACGCCAACTGAGACAACTATATGGTGGTACTGGCGTGGTTTTCAGCCCCTTTATGGGTTGTCTCTTGGAAGGGCATTTGGGTTTTGGAGAACTAACAAACCTTCAAATTTTAGCTATAAAGTGGGGTGGTTGGGTGGAGGACGGTGGTTTAGGAAAATTGACCCAGCTtaggaaattaaaaatacaaggaaGCGAAGACCTGCCTTCCTTCcagttttcttctttctcatgtCACACATATCTTTATAAGTTGTTCCTTAAAGGAAGGCTAAACAAGTTACCTGAGGAAACTACATTCTACCCTCCCAACCTCGTGAAACTAAAATTGAAGTATTCTAAATTAGAGGCAGATCCAATGCTGACTCTGGAAAAGCTGCCCAACTTGAGGATTCTCCAATTATTGTCCTCCTCCTATTTGGGAAGAAAACTGGTCTGTTCTTTTGAGGGGTTCCTGAAACTCGAGTCTCTAACACTGTCTGACTTGAGCGAATTAGAAGAGTTGAGTCTGGAGGAAGGAGCAATGCGTGGGTTGAGATCCTTAAAAATTGAAGGGTGTGGTAACATGAGAGGGCTTGTTCATGGTTTGTTACACCTGCAAAATCTTCAACAACTAAAGCTAAAACGAGTAAATCCTGAATTGACAGAAGAGTTGGACCTCGCAGAGGGAGAAGACCTCCGCAGGATTCGTTCTATCACCAGGAAAATTCAAGAGAAGACATGA
- the LOC117910080 gene encoding probable disease resistance RPP8-like protein 2 — protein MDISFFLEKLSNLVVQEASLFGEVEAQVRLLRNELEWMRLVLEDADARRSHDKRLKIWVNQIRDAAYDAEDVIDEFMFKVEHQRQQRLNNVKFLRFLPTFVSFADKLSFIHELDARIRDINITIEKILANKSRYNIQSPSLSEASTSSKEVVMRTEKWLPIDEEVDVVGREDDTVAVSKMLDGEEKQKQVVAIVGMGGLGKTALARKVFYLVKHQFDCAALVFVSHESGIRELLLCIANGVMVDLSTEKRNEISKMVEKQLGTEVFNYLKDKRYLIVLDDVWSTEVWDRLNSYFPEPKRSCRLLITTRDEGIASHAYSTAHRLRPLNDKESWKLFLKRTFQAESNAESVELSEDLEDLGRNITEKCKGLPLPIVVLGDLLSRKAKTKSMWGKILRNMEWQLSQGPESCHGILALSYINDLPHSLKFCFLYFGTFPKDLEIEAKKLIQLWISEGLVQPTAPTGEVTLEEVAEDHLDVLIRRNMIQVVKTRSNGRVKSCRIHDFLHDLAISIARDSKFFEVIRNINFTSPIGARRLIAHDYKNTDQRLQSLRLRSLICSLDFHEVSLKSFLGAKLLTVLDLTITGHYRMKELSEEVGQLIHLKYFSIRGATLVRFPRSIGRLVNLQILDLETSTILSIPCSIWKLHQLRYLHSGYSWISNQPMMQRCLSGHWGVDQLTNLQTLHLRSDSWLESCSLEKLTQLRELNLYEGVIKSSYKLSSPSLVKLKLEYCKLEQDPMLTLDKLPNLRVLKLIVYDYVGKQMTCSSEGFPQLEFLKLVGLPELEELQVKEGAMPVLKTLQIAKCPKMKKLLPGLQQLKSLQQLQLEDMASELIEGIRTTDGEEFDKIRLITSIIDH, from the coding sequence ATGGATATTTCGTTTTTCCTAGAGAAGTTGAGCAACTTGGTTGTGCAAGAAGCTTCTCTTTTCGGAGAAGTTGAAGCGCAAGTGAGGCTGCTGAGAAATGAGCTGGAATGGATGCGCCTCGTCCTCGAAGATGCAGATGCAAGACGCAGCCATGACAAAAGACTCAAGATCTGGGTGAACCAGATCAGGGACGCAGCTTATGATGCGGAGGATGTCATCGACGAGTTCATGTTCAAGGTAGAGCACCAACGGCAGCAAAGACTCAACAATGTCAAGTTCCTCCGATTCTTGCCCACTTTCGTGAGCTTTGCTGACAAGTTATCATTTATCCATGAGCTTGATGCTCGGATAAGAGATATCAACATCACAATTGAGAAGATTTTGGCTAATAAATCCAGGTACAACATCCAAAGTCCAAGCCTTTCTGAAGCTAGCACTTCTTCTAAGGAAGTCGTGATGCGGACAGAGAAATGGCTTCCGATCGACGAGGAGGTGGATGTAGTGGGCAGGGAAGATGACACGGTTGCAGTTTCGAAAATGCTAGATGGGGAAGAGAAGCAGAAACAAGTGGTGGCCATCGTGGGGATGGGTGGCCTTGGCAAAACGGCGCTTGCTAGGAAAGTATTTTATCTTGTTAAGCACCAATTTGATTGTGCTGCTTTGGTTTTTGTATCTCATGAGTCTGGAATCCGGGAGCTTCTCCTCTGCATAGCCAACGGTGTTATGGTTGACCTCAGcactgaaaaaagaaatgaaatcagTAAGATGGTTGAGAAACAGTTAGGGACGGAAGTTTTTAATTACCTCAAGGACAAAAGATACTTGATAGTGTTGGATGATGTGTGGAGCACCGAAGTTTGGGATAGGTTGAATTCATATTTTCCAGAACCAAAGAGGAGCTGCAGACTGCTGATCACTACTCGCGACGAAGGAATTGCTTCACATGCTTATTCAACGGCCCATCGACTTCGTCCTTTGAATGACAAAGAGAGTTGGAAGCTCTTTCTGAAGAGAACTTTTCAAGCTGAAAGTAATGCAGAATCAGTTGAATTGTCCGAAGACTTAGAAGATTTGGGAAGGAATATTACAGAAAAATGCAAAGGCTTGCCTTTACCCATTGTAGTACTGGGAGACCTTTTATCAAGAAAAGCCAAGACTAAATCTATGTGGGGCAAAATACTTCGAAACATGGAGTGGCAACTAAGTCAAGGCCCTGAATCTTGCCACGGAATTCTGGCTTTGAGTTATATAAATGACTTGCCTCATTCCTTGAAGTTTTGCTTTCTCTATTTCGGTACTTTTCCAAAAGACTTGGAAATTGAGGCGAAAAAATTGATCCAACTGTGGATTTCAGAGGGACTTGTGCAACCGACGGCACCGACGGGTGAAGTAACACTGGAAGAGGTTGCTGAAGATCATTTAGATGTACTGATTCGAAGAAACATGATTCAAGTGGTTAAAACAAGATCAAATGGAAGAGTAAAGTCTTGTCGCATCCACGATTTTCTTCATGACCTTGCTATTTCAATAGCCCGAGATTCCAAATTTTTTGAGGTAATCCGAAACATCAACTTCACATCCCCTATCGGTGCTCGTCGACTTATTGCTCATGACTATAAAAATACTGATCAGCGTTTGCAAAGTCTTCGCCTTCGATCTTTGATTTGTTCTCTCGATTTCCATGAGGTGAGTTTGAAATCCTTTTTAGGAGCTAAATTGCTTACAGTGTTGGACCTAACAATAACGGGACACTACAGAATGAAAGAACTATCAGAGGAAGTTGGACAACTTATccacttgaaatatttttccatAAGGGGTGCAACTCTTGTAAGATTTCCAAGGTCCATAGGCAGACTTGTTAACCTACAAATCCTGGACTTAGAAACTAGTACAATTCTCAGTATTCCTTGTTCAATTTGGAAGCTGCACCAACTAAGATATCTACACAGTGGCTATAGTTGGATCTCTAACCAGCCAATGATGCAAAGGTGCCTGAGTGGTCACTGGGGTGTTGATCAACTGACCAATCTCCAAACATTACATTTAAGATCAGATAGTTGGTTGGAGAGTTGCAGTCTAGAAAAATTAACCCAACTCAGAGAACTGAACTTATATGAAGGAGTGATCAAGAGTTCATATAAGTTGTCCTCACCCAGCTTAGTTAAGCTAAAATTGGAATATTGTAAACTGGAGCAAGACCCGATGTTGACTCTAGACAAGTTACCAAATTTGAGGGTTCTTAAACTGATTGTGTATGATTATGTTGGAAAGCAAATGACTTGTTCCTCGGAAGGGTTTCCTCAGCTCGAATTTCTGAAGTTGGTTGGGTTGCCTGAACTAGAAGAGTTGCAAGTGAAGGAAGGAGCAATGCCTGTCCTGAAAACTTTACAAATTGCCAAATGTCCTAAGATGAAAAAGCTTCTTCCTGGCTTACAGCAATTGAAAAGTCTTCAACAACTACAGCTCGAAGATATGGCCTCTGAATTAATTGAAGGAATTCGAACCACAGATGGAGAAGAATTCGACAAGATCCGTCTCATCACCTCCATAATCGACCACTAG